The Equus asinus isolate D_3611 breed Donkey chromosome 22, EquAss-T2T_v2, whole genome shotgun sequence genome has a segment encoding these proteins:
- the LRTM2 gene encoding leucine-rich repeat and transmembrane domain-containing protein 2 isoform X1, with product MLAPGSGPEQRTRLAVQWRHISWITCWVTLYAVEALPACPFSCKCDSRSLEVDCSGLGLTMVPPDLPAATRTLLLLNNKLSVLPSWAFANLSSLQRLDLSNNFLDQLPSSIFGDLTNLTELQLRNNSIRTLDRDLLQHCPRLRHLDLSINGLAQLPPGLFDGLPALRSLSLRSNRLQNLDRLTFEPLVSLQLLQVGDNPWECDCSLRDFKHWMEWFSYRGGRLDQLACTLPKELRGKDMRVVPMEMFNYCSQLEDENSSAGLDIPGPPCTKASPEPAKPKPGAEPEPEPSTACPQKQRYRPVSVRRAIGTVIIAGVVCGIVCIMMVVAAAYGCIYASLMAKYHRELKKRQPLMGDPEGEHEDQKQISSVA from the exons GGATCACCTGCTGGGTCACCCTGTATGCTGTGGaggccctccctgcctgccctttCTCCTGTAAATGTGACAGCCGCAGCCTGGAGGTAGATTGTAGTGGGCTAGGCCTCACCATGGTGCCCCCGGACTTGCCTGCTGCCACCCGAACCCTCTTGCTCTTGAACAACAAGCTGAGTGTCCTGCCAAGCTGGGCGTTCGCTAATCTATCCAGCCTGCAGCGGCTGGACCTATCCAACAACTTCCTGGACCAGCTCCCCAGCTCCATTTTCGGGGACCTGACAAATCTGACGGAGCTGCAGCTGCGCAATAACAGCATCAGGACCCTGGACAGGGACCTGCTGCAGCACTGCCCCCGGCTCCGCCACCTGGACCTGTCCATCAACGGCCTGGCCCAGCTGCCCCCTGGCCTCTTCGATGGGCTCCCGGCGCTGCGCTCCTTATCACTTCGCTCCAACCGCCTGCAGAACCTGGACCGGCTGACATTTGAACCCCTAGTgagcctgcagctgctgcaggtTGGGGACAACCCCTGGGAGTGTGACTGTAGCCTGCGTGATTTCAAGCACTGGATGGAGTGGTTCTCCTACCGAG GGGGGCGCCTGGACCAGCTTGCCTGCACCCTACCCAAGGAGCTAAGGGGGAAGGACATGCGGGTCGTCCCCATGGAGATGTTCAACTACTGCTCCCAGTTGGAGGATGAGAATAGCTCAGCTGGGCTGGATATCCCTGGGCCACCCTGCACCAAGGCTAGCCCAGAACCTGCTAAGCCCAAGCCAGGGGCCGAGCCCGAGCCCGAGCCCAGCACAGCCTGCCCCCAGAAGCAGAGGTACCGGCCAGTGAGCGTGCGGCGGGCCATCGGCACGGTAATCATCGCAGGGGTCGTCTGCGGCATCGTCTGCATCATGATGGTGGTGGCTGCTGCCTATGGCTGCATCTACGCCTCTCTCATGGCCAAGTACCACCGGGAGCTCAAAAAGCGCCAGCCCCTGATGGGAGACCCAGAGGGAGAGCACGAAGACCAGAAGCAGATCTCTTCTGTGGCGTGA
- the LRTM2 gene encoding leucine-rich repeat and transmembrane domain-containing protein 2 isoform X2: MVPPDLPAATRTLLLLNNKLSVLPSWAFANLSSLQRLDLSNNFLDQLPSSIFGDLTNLTELQLRNNSIRTLDRDLLQHCPRLRHLDLSINGLAQLPPGLFDGLPALRSLSLRSNRLQNLDRLTFEPLVSLQLLQVGDNPWECDCSLRDFKHWMEWFSYRGGRLDQLACTLPKELRGKDMRVVPMEMFNYCSQLEDENSSAGLDIPGPPCTKASPEPAKPKPGAEPEPEPSTACPQKQRYRPVSVRRAIGTVIIAGVVCGIVCIMMVVAAAYGCIYASLMAKYHRELKKRQPLMGDPEGEHEDQKQISSVA; encoded by the exons ATGGTGCCCCCGGACTTGCCTGCTGCCACCCGAACCCTCTTGCTCTTGAACAACAAGCTGAGTGTCCTGCCAAGCTGGGCGTTCGCTAATCTATCCAGCCTGCAGCGGCTGGACCTATCCAACAACTTCCTGGACCAGCTCCCCAGCTCCATTTTCGGGGACCTGACAAATCTGACGGAGCTGCAGCTGCGCAATAACAGCATCAGGACCCTGGACAGGGACCTGCTGCAGCACTGCCCCCGGCTCCGCCACCTGGACCTGTCCATCAACGGCCTGGCCCAGCTGCCCCCTGGCCTCTTCGATGGGCTCCCGGCGCTGCGCTCCTTATCACTTCGCTCCAACCGCCTGCAGAACCTGGACCGGCTGACATTTGAACCCCTAGTgagcctgcagctgctgcaggtTGGGGACAACCCCTGGGAGTGTGACTGTAGCCTGCGTGATTTCAAGCACTGGATGGAGTGGTTCTCCTACCGAG GGGGGCGCCTGGACCAGCTTGCCTGCACCCTACCCAAGGAGCTAAGGGGGAAGGACATGCGGGTCGTCCCCATGGAGATGTTCAACTACTGCTCCCAGTTGGAGGATGAGAATAGCTCAGCTGGGCTGGATATCCCTGGGCCACCCTGCACCAAGGCTAGCCCAGAACCTGCTAAGCCCAAGCCAGGGGCCGAGCCCGAGCCCGAGCCCAGCACAGCCTGCCCCCAGAAGCAGAGGTACCGGCCAGTGAGCGTGCGGCGGGCCATCGGCACGGTAATCATCGCAGGGGTCGTCTGCGGCATCGTCTGCATCATGATGGTGGTGGCTGCTGCCTATGGCTGCATCTACGCCTCTCTCATGGCCAAGTACCACCGGGAGCTCAAAAAGCGCCAGCCCCTGATGGGAGACCCAGAGGGAGAGCACGAAGACCAGAAGCAGATCTCTTCTGTGGCGTGA